TAAAGAATGAAACGTTGCTTGAAGCTTGATGAAGAGTGAAACGTTGCTTGAAGCTTGATAAAGTGAAACGTTGCTTGAAGCTTGATAAAGAGTGAAACGTTGCTTGAAGCTTGATAAAGAGTGAAACGTTGCTTGAAGCTTGATAAAGAGTGAAACGTTGCTTGAAGCTTGATAAAGAGTGAAACGTTGCTTGAAGCTTGTTAAAATGAAACTTTGCTTAAAGTTTGATAAGGAGTGAAACGTTGCTTAAATCTTGATAAAATGAAACTTTGCTTGAAGCTTAATAAAGAGTGAAACGTTGCTTGAAGCTTAATAAAGAATGAAACGTTGCTTGAAGCTTGATAAAGAGTGAAACGTTGCTTGAAGCTTGATAAAGAATGAAACGTTGCTTGAAGCTTGATAAAGAGTGAAACGTTATTTGACGCTTGATAAAGAGTGAAACGTTGCTTGAAGCTTGATAAAGAGTAAAACGTTGCTTGAAGCTTGATAAAATGAAACGTTGCTTGAAGCTTGATAAAGAGTGAAACGTTGCTTGAAGCTTGATAAAGATTGAAACGTTGCTTGAAGCTTGATAAAGAGTGAAACGTTGCTTGAAGCTTGATCAAATGAAACTTTACTTGAAGCTTGATAAAGAGTGAAACGTTGCTTAAATCTTGATAAAGAGTGAAACGTTGCTTGAAGCTTGATAAAGAGTGAAACGTTGCTTGAAGCTTGATAAAGAGTGAAACGTTGCTTGAAGCTTGATAAAGAGTGAAACGTTGCTTGAAGCTTGATAAAGATTGAAACGTTGCTTGAAGCTTGATAAAAAGAGGTTCACCTTTTGTATGCAGGTGGTATATTACACTTCTGATTCTGAAGGTAGTAGATCTGTGTCAAATATTTCGCATGTCATCCAAACAATGCACCGTATTATTTCTTCAACACTTACTGAGGCAATGGGCGTCCAATTAACCTTTCTCTATGTTGATGATAATTCCAACaccttccagctgttaccaagttgtggaatgatcttcctaatcgggtagttgaatcagtagaacttcaaaagttcaaagttggagcaaatgcttttttgttgaccaggtggacatgagtctttttatagtttatatgtgacatatttttgacgttgttacttttttagaatgatttattgttgatttgttctcttcatttatttatttcctcatttcctttcttcactgggctatttttccctattggagcccctgagcttataacatcttgcttttccaattagggctgtagcttggatagtaataataataataattagtgcagGGTCTCTTGGACCCTATTCAGTGTATGGCGTGAttctatttgattattattatttttttaaattttggtcttGAAGGCCAATGCTCTAGTGATCTCTACTGTAAGTGTGTAGACTAATTTGCTCTTTAGATTAAGACACGCccttgttgtggtggcctatttggtaacgtccctgactggttatcaCTAGACTGGGGatagaatcccgctcaaactcgttagttcctttggtcgctgcaaactcgccattcttgtgagctaaggatgcggggtttgggggagcctatagggccatctgctgagtcatcagcagccattgcctagccctccttggtcctagcttgggtggagaggggacttaggccaTGGCACTGGTCAGCAAAGTTCAATAATGTTTGGTCTGTCAGGCAGGAGCACCCACTTCAAGTATGGAAatagtgtatatgtataaagtgtgtaaacacgtatatacatatgtataaaatacatacacacacacacacacacatatatatatatatatatatatatatatatatatatatatatatatatatatatatatatatatatatatatatatatgtatatatatagggccatctgctgagtcatcttcagccattgcctagccctccttggtcctagcttgtgtggagaggggacttaggccaTAGCACTGGTCAGCAAAGTTCAATAATGTTTGGTCTGTCAGGCAGGAGCATCCACTTCAAGtatggaaatagaatatatgtataaagtgtgtaaacacgtgtatacatatgtataatatacatacacacacacacatatatatatatatatacatacatatatatatatatatatatatatatatatatatatatatatatatatatatatttgtatatatatatatatatatatatatgtgtgtgtgtgtatatatatatatatatatatatatatatatatatatatatatatatatatatgtatatgtatatatatatgtatatgtatatatatatgtatatgtatatatatatgtatatatatatgtatatgtatatatatatatatgtatatatatatgtatatgtatatatatgtatatatatatatgtatatgtatatatatgtatatatatatgtatatgtatatatatatacatacatatatatatacatatatatatacatacatatatatatacatatatatacacatatatatatatatatatatatatatatatatatatatatatatatatatatatattctttcattgaCTTATATATGCATTTAGTTACTTGAatcaatatctttatttatataaatgtatatatgtgtatgtaaatccatgcatatgtatatacgtatatatatatatatatatatatatatatatatatatatatatatatatatatgtgtgtgtgtgtgtatatatatatatatatatttatatatatatacatatatatatacgcacacacacacacacatatatatatatatatatatatatatatatatatatatatatatatatatatatatatatatatatatatatatatatatatatttgtatatatatatatatatatatatatatatatatattcgtatatatatatatatatatatatatatatatatatatatatatatatatatatatatatatatatgtatttgtctatatatatacatatatgtatgtgtatatatatacatatatgtatatgtatatatatacatatatgtatatgtgtatatatatatatatatatatatatatatatatatatatatatatatacagtatatgtgtgttattGTAATAGCTCTACGAAATAACCTTGGTGGATATGCTTGCACGTGACATTTAACTCGTTTTAATAAGCAAAAAACAGGTATATTTGAGCAAAATTTTTGCAAGAGACTCAGATTAAAaaccaaattttatatatttttaattcttaaACGAATCCCTCCAAAATCCCTGCTTGTAGAGGTACCCAATGCCCTCTGTAATATTGCATGCAAGAATAGCAAGCAAGCAGTGTTGCGTGAAATCATTGTCCAATAAGCGTTTTGATAAGCCAGAGATCAAGGTTTCCAAgcagggttttcaagaaaaaataatagcTGCCATAAATACCGGTATTGAGCGGTATCAGAAGCGAGTAGCATCGTCAGAAGGCGTAAGAAACTATCAGTCATAAGCAGAGATCCTGCATCTCAAACAAAGCtgcaataagaagaagaagaagaagaagaagaagaagaagaagaagaagaagaagaagaagaagaagaagaagaagaaatcgacagGTCTCTGTCAATCCGCGCGCGCCAGTACCACCAAAATACCTCAGGAGACCCGAGACTAAAATAGTTGCCATTTTAGCGTTTTTCACGCTAGATCTAGCGCGTTTCTTGTAAGtttagagcgtttttttttttctagttagccCGGCCGCACTATTTGACGCTTTTTAGACAAATCTAGCGCTAAACATAGCGCTTTTCCATCTGATAACTCATATGATAAACTGACTGCATTTTTCTGtcttttgacatactgtattgtATCAATTTCCGCTTTATCAGATATATTACaagagactgctctctctctctctctctctctctctctctctctctctctctctctctctctctctctctctctctctctctctctctctcactggtccCAAACTATGTTGTAGAGTCCTACAGTGAAGTCAAAATATTGCTTCTGTGGCCGAGATTACTAATCCTACACAGCGCTTTTAAGAAAGGATTTAGCGCGTTTCTGGCGCGTTTTGGAAGCCCCTGGCTCAGACTAGTACAGCCACCGTGTAGTTCCCAGAGACTGACCTGTAGCCGTCTCGTCTCTTGACATTTTCGTTCAACTCTAACCTCTCGGACGAGATGCCCCGCCTAAAAGGTTTCTGGTGCCCCGCCCTACCCTCCTCCTTTATCCGAGTGCCCTAGGAGCCTGCCTCCCTCACAAAGCTCTCAATGAAACTGAAAGGTCAGGTCTACAGAGAGGGAGACTGGTTGAGCTACGCCATTGCGCGCGACCTTCAAATATCAGCATCCTTATTCCATCTCTTCCTCCTCCACagtctccgtttttttttttttttttttttttattgtagcagTTGGATCTCTGTTTTCCCCACGAAAAATTACTCGTATATGCGTCATAGATTGAAAGGCTGTAGGCTATACGCAAGCAAGcgtatgaaattaatataaaatcacacacatacgcatgcaaatatgttttttttttttaaagcgtaaGGGAGACATTtagattttaatatattattatttattattgttattattattattattagtagtagtagtagtagtagtagtagtagtagtagtatttaactgtcttgtggtagagttttcttgcttgagagtacactcgggcacactattctatcttatttcttttcctcttggtttttaaagtgtttatagtttatatatgaaatattatttcaatgttactgttcatgcaatattttattttaattgataattaccttccttgtagcttccttatttcctttcctcgctggttaattttccttgttggatcccttgtgcttatagcattctgcttttccaactagtggtaTAGCTTagggagtgataataataataatgataataataataatgataataataataatagtaataataatagtaataataataataataatataatagtgttattatttttattcaggGATCATATCTCCCACttaaaatggactatagtaaattaataaaacaccaaaaatattctgactaaaattaaagaaattcttttataaaaaaacagtaaaaaaaacaattaatttgaaCTTAATCTAATTGAGCACACCGCGGAACACGAAACCATTTTTATTCCACTAAGTCACTTCCAATATTTGACAACCACCCACTCTCGTCTGTTCCTGAGTTATGGTTTAAGGAATGTCTTGAAGGAAGGTGAGATgcgaaaaaaattataacaaaaaacctATATAAAAAAATACTCTTTGGCGGGGGGAGGGGGTCAGTTTGCCTTTTATTCTTAGCCTTCGAAGGGCATCCCACCTGAGGAGTATAGGAACCCCTTGTAATCCATCCTTACCCCGTCCTCCCAATCCTCTCCTAtcctctctcctcttgatggaagTAAACCTCCTCTTagtaatgcaaagggtgggggggggaggtggaTGTTCGTTcgtctgtttgtgtgtgcgtgtgtgagcgtGACCGTGGAGTCGAGATTATGACCTATATAAGACTTGGAGGATCGTCAGGAGGCACAGTTCCTCCCGGACAGGTGAAGACAGAACAACAAAATGAAATACTTGGTAAGGAGATCttgctacttctactactactactattactactactcctactgctgctgctgctattataactactactagtactacttctgctactgctactactactactactcttttcGCTGGTGAAATAATGGAACCGCGATCCTAACTGTCGTGAAAAGATGGATAAAAACATCTTGTTTAAAGTGGCTCCAAATCTCAAAGTCTgaaaagagaagatttttttttccagtgactatGAACGAGTGCTGTGTCATTCATTTGCTATTGATTGTTGGTTACCTAAACGATTGGTTAATCAAATATTCTAAATTAAAACTACtgaccctctcctctctctctctctctctctctctctctctctctctctctcctctctctctctctctctctctctctctctctctctaaatgatattttttttgtattattatttaattCATTTCACGTTgctaaacatttgttgcaactaaaagctatttctctctctctctctctctctctctctctcctctctctctctctctctctctctctctctctctctctcatcaattaaaAAATGACATTTCTTTATTGTTGTGTTTTTATTTACACGTTGTTAAACTTTTATTCTGTaactgaaagtctctctctctctctctctctctctctctctctctctctctcctctctctctctctctctctctctctctctcctttttacgtCCTTTAAAGAcatttctttgtattattatttatttatttccacgttgctaaagatttattttgtaactaaaagctctctctctctctctctctctctctctctctctctctctctctctctctctctctctctctctctctcattttcttttttaatggcattcctttgtattttatttcatttcgaCGTTGCTAAACATTTTTGTAactagaagctctctctctctctctctctctctctctctctctctctctctctctctctctctctctctctctctttacgtctttttaatgaaatttccttgtatatttatttattttatttctatgttactAAACATTTATTTTGTAACTaaaagatattttctctctctctctctctctctctctctctctctctctctctctctctctctctctctctctctctctctctcattttctttttttaatggcattcctttgtattttatttcatttcgaCGTTGCTAAACATTTTTGTAactagaagctctctctctctctctctctctctctctctctctctctctctctctctctctcctctctctctctctctctctttacgtctttttaatgaaatttccttgtatatttatttattttatttctatgttactAAACATTTATTTTGTAACTaaaagatattttctctctctctctctctctctctctcctctctctctctctctctctctctctctctctctctctctcatttttcgtcTTTTAAATGGCATTCCTTTGTACTTATTTCATTTCGACGTTGCTAAACAGTTTTGTAactagaagctctctctctctctctctctctctctctctctctctctctctctctctctctctctctctctcatttttgtcttTAAATGAAAGTTCTTTGTATTATCGTCTCTTTCGTTTTCACTTTCCTAAACATTCATTTtgtagctaaagtctctctctctctctctctctctctctctctctctctctctctctctctctctctctctctctctctacgtctttTTATTGACATTTCTTtgtattatttctttcatttccacgttgctaaaaatattttttaattaaaaccTTCCCTTATGAATTAAATTTTTTAGTTCTTGCATAAAAATATACTTACTAATTATGagtaactatttaaaaaaaaaatgttatttcaagATATTCAATTGCAAAAGAAACTTTTGTGACACAAATCTTTCCTTCTTCATATCTTATTGCATTGAATTAACCTTAATAATATTTACTCAAACTTAATTTCTCTCGATAAAAtcttatattctatatttcatCTCTTATCTCTTTTATTTGTCCTAAATAAATCATGTCTTCTGTTACCGCTTCTTGCTTAAGATATTGATGTACCTAATTTCATAATTATGACATGCTTCCAAACAAGCTAAAATCTTCACGATAAGATCTTTTAAATAGCATAAGTTTTTCTCTATCTCTTTTATTGTATTAAATAACCTATGATTTTTTTTGTACTATTTCTTGCATGAAATTTTGTTCTACTAACTTTTTCACAATAAGATCCCTTAGACAGCTTAAGTTTTTCTCTTATCTCTTTCATGTCTTAATAACCTAAGTACCTTGttactttttcttgttttaaattttgtttacttcCTTTCATATcacatacttccaaattccaggTGCTTTTAAGCTTGGCAGCCATGTGCTGCGCACGGCCCCAGTTCGTCTTTCTGGTGCCCGGTACTGAAGGCCAGGCAGGGCAACCAACCCAAGACCAACTTCTGGCCCTCCAGAAAAGCATTGCTCCACTCCTCCAGCAAATCCAAGCTGGTGGCTTCCCAGGTATCCAAGCTGGTGCTGGTGCTCCTGCAGCACCAGAATCTGTTGCTACTGATGCTGCCTCTGGTTCAGCCTCTGCTTCTGCCTCTGAATCTTCATCTTCTGCTGATGCCTCTTCTGCATCTGCTGCTGAAACTGCCCCTGCTGTTGTGGAAGCCACTGTCGCTGCTGAGGGTACTGCCACTGCTGAAGCTACTGCCACTGCTGAAGCTAGTTCTGCTGCCGAGTCTGGCTCTGGAGCTGAACAAGCTCAAGCCTCTGCATCTGCCAGCAATGGTGAGGCTGCCGCTGCCGTTGACCCTGCTGCCAACGCTGTTGACCCTCAGTTCGCCAACTTCATCTTCCCTGGAGATGACCCCGCTGTTATTGCTGCTAAGAAAGCTCACTTCGCTGCCGTCATGAGCGCTCTTGGAAAGCGCGTACAAGTCCCAGCTGCAGCAGCACCAACTGCTGAAGCTGAGGCCGGTGAAGCTGCTGCTGCCGATGCTGAAGCTGCTGAAGCAGCTGAGGCAGCTGAGGCCGGAGAGGCTGCTGAAGCAGGTGAAGCCGCCGAAGCTGAAGCAGCTGAAGCTGAAGCAGCTGAGGCCGGAGAGGCTGGCGAAGCAGGTGCTGAAGTTGAAGCAGCTGAAGCCGAAGCTGAGGCTGGCGCTGAAGCTGAAGCTGAAGGAGCCGAAGCTGAAGCTGGTGAAGCCGAAGCTGGTGAAGCCGAAGCTGGGGCAGCATAAACGGGGGAATGTGATGCGTAACGTAGAGTCTTATATTTTATGCAGATATTTTTATATATCGAATATGTGTCCTATAATATTATAAACGACCAAAGTATTATTAAACTTATTCTATTTAATAGTGTCTATTTAACCTTACCGATGTTTCTATTGAGTATTATAAAGAAAAGCCATAAAGTAATCAGTTTTTTAATAAAGAAATGGTATTTGATATACAAAAAGATAATTCTCCTTAAGTTCCAATAAACTtggtagaaataagaaattttaggtatgattatcGTCTTTTAACTACCTCATTCCTATCTTTGTAATATGCTAAGAATGataatattagtgtacgcgacccgtcaaaatgacagctaaatgatAAGAGACATGTAGGCACACAAATTCAACCAATCCCAACtcctccctccccctttcttaaatacaacacggcagtttcggcaatttttgggagattgtggttttcgaatGTACCTCTTAGGGTGCCCCTTCTCCCTCTTCCCCATACCCGTGGgatggggaaagaccgagtagtcatacgtttggcagtgTTACTTAACAcggcaaagattatatatatatatatatatatatatatatatatatatatatatatatatatatacatatatatatataatatatatatataacatataaaatatatataatgtatatataatatatatatatacatatatataacatatataatatatatatatatgatatatatataatatatatgtaatatatatatatatatatatatatatatattatatatatatataatatatatatacagtatatatatatatatatatatgtatatatataatatatatatatatatatatgtattatattatattatatatatatatatatgtatatatatatatatatatatatatatatatatagaaagagagagagagagagagagagagagagagagagagagagagagagacaaacacacttatctttattatataaaggatatatataaatgtgtgtatgtatatatatatatatatatatatatatatatatatatatatatatatacatacatacatatatacatatatacatacacaccgttACTCCTATCAAGGTCA
This genomic stretch from Palaemon carinicauda isolate YSFRI2023 chromosome 21, ASM3689809v2, whole genome shotgun sequence harbors:
- the LOC137615168 gene encoding antifreeze protein Maxi-like — its product is MKYLVLLSLAAMCCARPQFVFLVPGTEGQAGQPTQDQLLALQKSIAPLLQQIQAGGFPGIQAGAGAPAAPESVATDAASGSASASASESSSSADASSASAAETAPAVVEATVAAEGTATAEATATAEASSAAESGSGAEQAQASASASNGEAAAAVDPAANAVDPQFANFIFPGDDPAVIAAKKAHFAAVMSALGKRVQVPAAAAPTAEAEAGEAAAADAEAAEAAEAAEAGEAAEAGEAAEAEAAEAEAAEAGEAGEAGAEVEAAEAEAEAGAEAEAEGAEAEAGEAEAGEAEAGAA